AACATCCCGCCTGTGGTCTCTTTCATGATCGGTTATGAGAACGGCGTGAATTACTACAACGAGCAAAAAGGCGCGAATGTGGAAGTCTTGGGCTGGAGCAATGACGCTGCGGATGGCTCCTTCATCGGGAACTTCGAATCCCTCGATGACGGCCGCTCCGTGACTGAATCGCTCGTTCAGGAAGGCGCCGACATCGTCATGCCGGTTGCGGGTCCTGCGGGCTTGGGCGGCGCCGCCTACTGTGCTGAATCCGGCTCCTGCATGGTCATCGGTGTGGACACCGACTGGACCGTCTCTGCCTCCGAATACAGCGACGTGATCCTGACCAGCGTTCTAAAGAACATGAACGTGGCCGTGTTCGACACGATCAAAGCCGTCCAGGATGGCACCTTCGCGGGTGGCGTGTATGTCGGAACGCTTGCCAACAACGGTGTGGGTCTTGCCGATGTGAAGGGCGCTTCGGACGAACTCAAGGCTGAACTCGATGCGATTCGTCAGGGCATCAGCGACGGTTCAATCGCCTCTCAATAGTTCACCCGTAAACACACCAAGGAAAGCCGGGGGAGGGTTCTCCCCCGGCTTTTTCTGTCCTGTTTCGTTAGATCCCAAAGGTGTTTTCGTCACCTCCTTTGTCACAAAGACCATCCTTATAATGGGACAGTGTAAAAAAGACCTTTTGGATCTATCGAACCCATGAGCATGGAGGGCATGGCATGACGAACGTTCTCGAATTGCGCGGCATCACCAAACGATTCCCAGGCGTATTGGCGAACGACAAGATCGATATCAGCCTGCGGGAGGGGAAGATCCTTGCCCTGCTGGGGGAGAACGGCGCGGGCAAAAGCACATTGATGAACATCCTGTACGGATTGTACAAACCCGATGAGGGAAAGATAATCGTGCGCGGCAAAGAGGTGGAGATCAACGAACCGAACGACGCCATCGCCCAGGGCATCGGCATGGTGCATCAGCACTTTATGCTCGTGCCGGTGATGACCGTGACCGAGAATGTGATGCTCGGCGTGGAACCGGTGAGGAACGGCGTGTTCCTGGACAGGGAAAAGGTTGCGAAGCGGATCCAGGAGATATCAAACCAGTACGGTCTCGAAGTGGACCCTCACGCATACATCAAGGATTTGCCTGTGGGCATCCAACAGCGCGTGGAGATCATCAAGGTCCTTTACCGGGCAGCGGATATCCTCATCCTCGACGAGCCCACCGCCGTGCTCACGCCGCAGGAGGTGGAAGGTCTTTTCAAGATCATTCAAACGCTCATCAAGGCGGGTAAGTCCATCATTTTCATCACGCACAAGTTGAAGGAAGTCCTGGCGATAGCCGACGATATCACCGTTCTGCGATTGGGAACGGTGGCCGGTTCGATCAAGCCGCAGGATGCCACCTCCGAGGTCCTCGCCACCATGATGGTGGGCCGCGATGTGAGTTTGGTTGTACAAAAGGGACCCGCCAAACCCGCTGAACCTGTTCTGGTCGTCGAAAACCTGTATGTGCGCAACGAACGCCAGCATCTGACCGTACAGGGAGTTTCGTTCAACGTGCGCAAAGGCGAGGTATTGGGCGTGGCAGGGGTTCAGGGAAACGGTCAGACCGAACTCGTCTACGCTTTGACGGGCTTACTCCCGCTCGAGTCCGGGACGATCCGCCTGCTCGACGAACCGATCCACCACACCACACCGCGCAACATCTTGGAAAGAGGCGTGTCTCACATCCCCGAAGACCGTCAGCGCCATGGTTTGATCCTATCATTTCCCATCCACGATAACCTGATGTTATGCACCTATTACAAGAACCCGTTTGCAAAGGGCATCTCGCTCCAGCCAACCTCCATTTTCAACAACGCCGAGGAACTCGTGAAGCAGTTCGACGTGCGCACACCCAGCATTTATGTCAACGCAGGGACCCTCTCGGGAGGTAATCAGCAAAAGGTGATCGTGGCGCGCGAATTTTCCCGCCCCGTCGATTTGTTGATCGCCTCACAACCGACCCGTGGCCTGGATGTCGGTTCCATCGAGTACATCCACAAACAGATCATCAAGAAGCGCGACGATGGCTCCGGGGTCCTGCTCGTCTCTTCCGAGTTGGATGAGATTCTCGCCCTCTCCGACCGCATTGCCGTAATGTACAAAGGGCAAATCATGGATATCCTGGACGCGGGTAGCGCCAGCAGGGAGCAATTGGGTCTGCTCATGGCCGGTGTTCACCCCGCCGAAACCTCGAAGAATTAAGGAGTTGAATCTGTGAGTAATACAGCCGCTCCCGAAAAGAAAGAAAGAAAACGCAGTTCCTTTTGGCAGGAATTGTCGGTCCCTGCGCTTGCTGTACTGACGGGATTG
This portion of the Anaerolineales bacterium genome encodes:
- a CDS encoding ABC transporter ATP-binding protein; the encoded protein is MTNVLELRGITKRFPGVLANDKIDISLREGKILALLGENGAGKSTLMNILYGLYKPDEGKIIVRGKEVEINEPNDAIAQGIGMVHQHFMLVPVMTVTENVMLGVEPVRNGVFLDREKVAKRIQEISNQYGLEVDPHAYIKDLPVGIQQRVEIIKVLYRAADILILDEPTAVLTPQEVEGLFKIIQTLIKAGKSIIFITHKLKEVLAIADDITVLRLGTVAGSIKPQDATSEVLATMMVGRDVSLVVQKGPAKPAEPVLVVENLYVRNERQHLTVQGVSFNVRKGEVLGVAGVQGNGQTELVYALTGLLPLESGTIRLLDEPIHHTTPRNILERGVSHIPEDRQRHGLILSFPIHDNLMLCTYYKNPFAKGISLQPTSIFNNAEELVKQFDVRTPSIYVNAGTLSGGNQQKVIVAREFSRPVDLLIASQPTRGLDVGSIEYIHKQIIKKRDDGSGVLLVSSELDEILALSDRIAVMYKGQIMDILDAGSASREQLGLLMAGVHPAETSKN
- a CDS encoding BMP family ABC transporter substrate-binding protein, translated to MKKFHFVMAVLIVASMVLTACGGGAGGGGLKVGMVTDLGGIDDKSFNATAYAGVQQAIDELGIEGKYLESTQQADYAKNIQQYLDEDTDLIVTVGFLLGVDTATAAKANPETKFAIVDYAYPDCFGDAVEGQSCGSATELSNVLGLTFQIDQAGFLAGYAAAASTKTGKVATWGGINIPPVVSFMIGYENGVNYYNEQKGANVEVLGWSNDAADGSFIGNFESLDDGRSVTESLVQEGADIVMPVAGPAGLGGAAYCAESGSCMVIGVDTDWTVSASEYSDVILTSVLKNMNVAVFDTIKAVQDGTFAGGVYVGTLANNGVGLADVKGASDELKAELDAIRQGISDGSIASQ